One stretch of Hymenobacter chitinivorans DSM 11115 DNA includes these proteins:
- a CDS encoding glycosyltransferase family 39 protein: MPALLSSRTWLWLFVVALGAGLLLGLGSWGVVESSEARYAEISREMLAAGDWLHPRLLGIQHFHKPPVTYWLTAAGIAALGPTALGVRVPAVLAVLAQVVLVFGLGKLLFKGDARHALAAAILYGTFPVVLISALNVTTDAYLMLWELVAAYGILRYLHQGGWRWFYLFWLGLGLAFLTKGPVGAVLPLMVVAAHYFRQAQPRRPFTVHHLLGLGLLLGIGLSWYLYLVAENKAFLDYFLWKQTAERFANADAFKRAKPWWFYLVLVPVGSLPWVVALLVQAGRTRWAAVPRQWRNVLVFWVLVPLLFFSLAKSKLLLYLLPIFPGLALLTVYYLGQLTDAALYRWYVVMSGVLALLMAGLCLLPALAGALGIHLEISPLTSLWPAAGIVALVLQQMLWTQVRVAPRLLALTVIFTLTLLLTAKPLLHQNQLVASSTRPLAQWLQQRHLDQGLVLVYDEMLPSLSFELNKTLITLQHDNDDIKRETQFEADKNWQKLLVDMNDPAQQAYLKSLLARHPVLIVKGELEDFWGWMLPYFPQQEHLGPWTIYYGGWQ, translated from the coding sequence GCGCGGGCCTGCTGCTGGGTCTGGGCAGCTGGGGCGTGGTAGAAAGCAGCGAGGCCCGCTACGCCGAAATCAGCCGGGAAATGCTGGCCGCCGGCGACTGGCTGCACCCGCGCCTGCTCGGCATCCAGCACTTTCACAAGCCCCCGGTAACCTACTGGCTGACGGCGGCCGGTATTGCTGCCTTGGGCCCCACGGCCCTGGGCGTACGGGTGCCGGCCGTGCTGGCCGTGCTGGCCCAGGTGGTGCTGGTATTCGGGCTGGGCAAGCTGCTGTTTAAGGGCGATGCCCGCCACGCCCTGGCCGCGGCCATTCTCTACGGTACCTTCCCGGTGGTGCTGATTTCGGCCCTCAACGTCACCACCGACGCCTATCTGATGCTCTGGGAGCTGGTGGCGGCCTACGGCATATTGCGCTATTTGCACCAGGGCGGCTGGCGGTGGTTCTACCTATTTTGGCTGGGCCTGGGCCTGGCGTTTCTCACCAAGGGCCCCGTGGGCGCGGTGCTGCCGCTGATGGTGGTGGCCGCTCATTACTTCCGCCAAGCCCAGCCCCGGCGCCCGTTTACGGTGCACCACCTGCTGGGCCTGGGCCTGCTGCTGGGCATCGGCCTGAGTTGGTACCTGTACCTGGTGGCCGAGAATAAGGCCTTCCTCGACTATTTTCTGTGGAAGCAAACGGCCGAGCGGTTTGCCAACGCCGACGCTTTCAAGCGGGCCAAGCCGTGGTGGTTTTACCTGGTGCTGGTGCCCGTGGGCAGTTTGCCGTGGGTGGTGGCGCTGCTGGTGCAGGCCGGGCGCACGCGCTGGGCGGCCGTGCCCCGACAGTGGCGCAACGTGCTGGTTTTCTGGGTGCTGGTGCCGCTGCTGTTTTTCTCCCTGGCCAAGTCCAAACTGCTGCTCTACCTGCTGCCCATCTTCCCCGGCCTGGCCTTGCTCACGGTGTACTACCTGGGCCAGCTCACCGATGCCGCCCTCTACCGCTGGTACGTGGTGATGAGCGGGGTGCTGGCCCTACTCATGGCCGGGCTCTGCCTGTTGCCGGCGTTAGCGGGGGCGCTGGGCATACACCTGGAAATCAGTCCGCTGACTTCCCTGTGGCCGGCCGCGGGCATTGTGGCTCTGGTGCTGCAGCAAATGCTCTGGACCCAGGTGCGGGTGGCGCCCCGGCTGCTGGCCCTGACGGTCATTTTCACCCTCACGCTGCTGCTTACGGCCAAGCCCTTGCTCCACCAGAATCAGCTGGTAGCCAGCAGCACCCGGCCCCTGGCCCAGTGGCTGCAGCAGCGCCACCTCGACCAGGGCCTGGTGCTGGTCTACGACGAAATGCTGCCTTCCCTCTCGTTCGAGCTCAACAAAACGCTCATCACCCTGCAGCACGACAACGACGATATTAAGCGCGAAACCCAGTTTGAGGCCGACAAAAACTGGCAGAAATTGCTGGTCGATATGAACGACCCGGCCCAGCAAGCCTACCTCAAAAGCCTGCTGGCCCGGCATCCCGTCCTGATTGTCAAAGGTGAGTTGGAAGACTTCTGGGGCTGGATGCTGCCCTATTTTCCCCAGCAGGAGCACCTCGGCCCCTGGACGATTTACTACGGCGGCTGGCAATAA
- the lysA gene encoding diaminopimelate decarboxylase: MSFALPADAASRPTPFYLYDLALLDRTLAAVQQAARPRDIHVHYALKANANAPILARIRQHGLGADCVSGPEVQRALDTGFAPQDVVFAGVGKSDAEINLALAADIWCFNAESVEELAVLNELAGAQGRRTRVALRINPNVDAHTHHYITTGLEANKFGIGLNDLGGVIDQLGTLPNLELVGLHAHIGSQITNLSVFGELSRKLNELQTWLEDRGHTLPHLNVGGGLGIDYHNPDSQAIPDFEAYFRMFEQHLVRRPGQQVHVELGRSIVAQCGALVSRVLYVKRSQQTNFAILDAGMTELIRPALYGSYHQIQNVTSQGSKQLYDVVGPICESSDTFGREVAMPETQRGDLVVIRSAGAYGEVMASNYNLREKAEAVYVG; the protein is encoded by the coding sequence ATGAGTTTTGCCCTCCCGGCCGATGCCGCGTCCCGGCCGACGCCCTTTTACCTCTACGACCTGGCCTTGCTGGACCGCACCCTCGCGGCGGTGCAGCAGGCCGCCCGCCCCCGCGACATTCACGTGCACTACGCCCTAAAGGCCAATGCCAACGCTCCGATTCTGGCGCGCATCCGCCAGCACGGCCTGGGCGCCGACTGCGTGAGCGGCCCCGAAGTGCAGCGCGCCCTGGACACTGGCTTTGCGCCCCAGGACGTGGTGTTTGCCGGCGTGGGCAAGTCGGATGCGGAAATCAACCTGGCCCTGGCCGCCGACATCTGGTGCTTCAATGCCGAGTCGGTGGAAGAGCTGGCCGTGCTCAACGAGCTGGCCGGGGCCCAGGGCCGCCGGACCCGGGTGGCGCTGCGCATCAACCCCAACGTGGATGCCCACACCCACCACTACATTACCACCGGCCTGGAAGCCAACAAGTTCGGCATCGGCCTCAACGATTTGGGCGGCGTTATCGACCAGCTCGGCACCTTACCGAATCTGGAACTGGTGGGTTTGCACGCCCACATTGGCTCCCAGATTACAAATTTGAGCGTGTTTGGGGAGCTGAGCCGCAAGCTGAATGAGCTGCAAACCTGGCTCGAAGACCGGGGCCATACGTTGCCCCACCTCAACGTGGGCGGCGGTTTGGGCATTGATTACCACAACCCCGACAGCCAGGCCATTCCCGATTTTGAGGCCTACTTCCGCATGTTTGAGCAGCACCTCGTGCGCCGGCCGGGTCAGCAGGTGCACGTGGAGCTGGGCCGCTCCATCGTGGCCCAGTGCGGGGCCCTGGTGAGCCGGGTGCTGTACGTGAAGCGCAGCCAGCAAACCAATTTCGCCATCCTGGACGCGGGCATGACCGAGCTGATCCGGCCGGCCCTGTACGGTAGCTACCACCAGATTCAGAACGTGACCAGCCAGGGCTCCAAGCAGCTCTACGACGTGGTGGGCCCCATCTGCGAGTCGTCCGACACCTTTGGGCGGGAAGTGGCCATGCCCGAAACCCAGCGCGGCGACCTGGTTGTGATTCGCTCGGCCGGCGCCTACGGTGAGGTTATGGCCTCCAACTACAACCTGCGCGAAAAAGCCGAGGCAGTGTACGTAGGCTAG